ccccacggcccctccccatccccacctctcctgccccccatggcccctccccatccccacctctcctgcccagccccgcccccatggGCCCGGCCCACCTACCCATGATGAAGACCATGGTGGCCAGCAGGGGCACCAGGGTGAGGGAGCTGGGGGGCGTAGCTGGGGTCTGCTCTGAGCCGCCTAAGAGCATGCCCTCGAGGCCTGTGGTGCTGTTGGGGCTCACgggcctggggcccagctgcACATACAGCCCGAGCGTCAGGTTGGCCGCGaacatgatgctggctgtggacaCAGGCGGccctcaggggccagggccctTTGAGTCCATCGCTCTGTGTGTGGCTGGCCCACAGGGCAGCTGGCACAGACTCCAACCCCCCAGTGCCCACCCTGGGGGTATCgctgagcccccagcccaggcacaCAGGCCGCAGGAGCGAGTGGGCGCCGGCCGGGGCAGGGGTGCTCACCCGAGACAAAGAGCAGAACCTTGCGGCCGGCCAGGTCCATGGTGAGGGCTGCGATGAGCACAGACAGGAGCCTCACGGCGCCCACGATGGCCGCGTCATCCTCGGGGGGCTGCGGGGGGGTCGCCAGGGCTGAgaggcgcccccgccccgcccctaaGCCCTCTCTCCGCACGGCTGCCCAGGTCTGCGGGCCCCCGCGGCACGGGACCCAGGCTGTCTCACGGCACAGCCCACAGCGGGAGGACAGGACGCGCAGCGCTATCTCATCccgcagagcaggaagctgaggttctGGGAGGAAGTGGTGCCCCCTCCCGGCAGGGCACATCCCACAGGGCCTCCGACCCTGGCACCCTGCTCCCGAGGGGTCCCCACTGCTACAACACTGGCTTCCCCGGCCACCCTGTGCGTCTCAGCTCAAGACATCTAAGCGTGGCTGAGAACAGGTGCACGGCGGCCCCCCGTGGCGGGCGCCTCGGATCCCGCCGCTCAGGCCGGCCCCTGGCGGGGCGCAGGTGTCCGGCCGGCCGGGCGGGCAGGGCCCTCACCAGCATGACGGCCGTGCTGCTGAAGATGGACTGCAGGTACACGAGGATGGGGGTGATGCCCGTGAGCTGCTGCAGGAAGCGCATGAGCAGGGCGATGGCGATGGGGCGGTACATGTGGGGGTCCCGGACCTCGGCCCACGACACTCGGCTGCTCTGCAAACACAAGGCCGCCGCTGCTGCCACCCTGCCGGGCCCCGCGGCGCTGGCTGGgaggccccggcccggcccccggcccccggagcCGCTGTGACCCCCGAGAGGCCCAGGGACGGGCCAAGGCcgccgggggctggggggggggggggctggccgcCCGCACCTGTCTGTGGACGTTGTCCTGGATCTGCTGGAACTCCCAGTGGACGCGGGCGTCGGCCCCGCGCAACCAGCTCAGCGCCCGCAGTGCCTCGTCGTCCCTGCCCCGGGAAAGCAGGAAGCGCGGCGAGTTGGGCATGAAGGTGAGCAGCAGGATCATGAGGAAGACAGGCCCCTCCCCGGCCACGGCCAGCCAGCGCCACGGCAGCAGGAGGCCTGGGGGCGAGCAGCTGGtgaggggctggggcccgggcAGGCGGAGCAGCCCCCTCTGCCCTGcaagggccgctgcctgcaggaaGCCCACCCTGATTACCCCAGGCCTCTGGGAGCTAGGCTGTGCAGGGGCTGCGGGTTCTTAGGGATGGGGGCAAGCTGGGGGGCAGGCACCCCATCACTTCCTCCTCTCTAGACTGCTAGCCCTCCTCCACCAGGCCACTGTCCTCTGATCTTTCTAGGGACTTCCCGCCTGAGACTGCTGGACGGGAGCAGCCAGCTGGTGGAAGACGGAAGGAGAAGGCAGTGGCCGGGAGAGACGGCGAGGTGTGGCTGACG
This DNA window, taken from Lepus europaeus isolate LE1 chromosome 12, mLepTim1.pri, whole genome shotgun sequence, encodes the following:
- the SLC2A6 gene encoding solute carrier family 2, facilitated glucose transporter member 6 isoform X2, whose amino-acid sequence is MQEPLLGGDGPDYDTFPERPPPSPGERPRGGALQDRRVFLATFAAVLGNFSFGYALVFTSPVIPALEQSPDPDLHLTKNQASWFGVYVSEIAPPGVRGTLGATPQLMAVFGSLSLYALGLLLPWRWLAVAGEGPVFLMILLLTFMPNSPRFLLSRGRDDEALRALSWLRGADARVHWEFQQIQDNVHRQSSRVSWAEVRDPHMYRPIAIALLMRFLQQLTGITPILVYLQSIFSSTAVMLPPEDDAAIVGAVRLLSVLIAALTMDLAGRKVLLFVSASIMFAANLTLGLYVQLGPRPVSPNSTTGLEGMLLGGSEQTPATPPSSLTLVPLLATMVFIMGYAMGWGPITWLLMSEILPLRARGVASGLCVLVSWLTAFVLTKSFLLLVDAFGLQTPFFLFAAVCLLSLLFTGCCVPETKGRSLEQIESFFHTGRRSFLR